The Deltaproteobacteria bacterium genome includes a window with the following:
- a CDS encoding substrate-binding protein: protein MGRLLRQGHACTRLVCRGAVLGLLLFGLSVPRAVQAAQSPIKVGVVIALSGFIAADGQGSLGAIKLWQKEVNESGGLLGRRIVLIVEDSASDPKTANEKMKRVMAKHPDVCIGPILSAERTATYRTVVDAGVPFLYFTFYEGGAYHPLMFITGEVPEQQTEKYVPWLVQNYGPKFYILGSDYEFPQKSARVVNRYLSGAGGKNVGEELIAMGTTDFSSVITRIRRAKPDVLFSIMVGTDAVAFAKQFNDYGLKKHIQYASMVDLETYVDAMGKKAAEGNLASFGWFENLDKPRAKAFVEKYHAFEPMRATTLIESCYSVLLLWTKAVKKAGTTEGEAVRKAMAGLSVEAPEGRVTMRAIDNHTARPSYIARVHDGEYRVIKDFGQVQPGEDQRKPKW, encoded by the coding sequence ATGGGGAGACTCTTGCGTCAAGGTCATGCATGTACAAGACTCGTTTGCCGTGGGGCTGTGCTTGGTCTTTTGCTGTTCGGGCTTTCCGTTCCCCGGGCCGTTCAGGCTGCCCAATCCCCCATCAAGGTGGGGGTCGTGATCGCGCTGAGCGGGTTCATCGCCGCAGACGGGCAGGGTTCCCTGGGGGCGATCAAGCTCTGGCAGAAGGAAGTCAACGAATCCGGAGGGCTGTTGGGCAGGAGGATCGTGCTGATAGTGGAGGATAGTGCCTCGGATCCCAAGACCGCCAATGAGAAGATGAAGCGCGTTATGGCTAAGCATCCAGACGTGTGTATCGGCCCGATACTCAGCGCCGAGAGGACGGCGACTTATCGCACCGTCGTGGACGCCGGTGTGCCGTTCTTGTATTTCACCTTCTATGAGGGTGGAGCTTACCACCCCCTGATGTTCATCACAGGTGAAGTGCCGGAACAGCAGACCGAGAAATACGTCCCATGGTTGGTCCAGAACTACGGCCCGAAATTCTACATCCTCGGATCTGATTACGAGTTCCCGCAGAAATCGGCAAGAGTCGTGAACAGGTATCTCTCGGGTGCCGGGGGTAAGAACGTCGGTGAAGAACTGATCGCGATGGGTACGACGGATTTCTCCTCGGTGATTACCCGAATTAGAAGAGCAAAACCCGATGTGCTTTTCAGCATCATGGTCGGCACAGACGCGGTGGCCTTCGCCAAGCAGTTCAATGATTACGGTCTCAAGAAACACATCCAGTACGCATCCATGGTCGACCTGGAGACCTATGTCGATGCCATGGGAAAGAAGGCTGCAGAGGGCAACCTGGCATCTTTTGGATGGTTCGAGAATCTCGACAAGCCCAGGGCCAAAGCGTTCGTAGAGAAGTATCATGCCTTCGAGCCCATGCGGGCGACGACCTTGATCGAGTCGTGCTACTCGGTGCTGCTCCTTTGGACCAAGGCCGTGAAAAAGGCGGGAACTACCGAGGGCGAAGCGGTACGGAAGGCCATGGCCGGTCTCTCGGTGGAAGCACCGGAGGGCCGTGTGACCATGCGGGCCATCGACAATCATACGGCCAGACCCTCATACATCGCTCGGGTGCATGACGGCGAATACAGGGTCATTAAGGACTTCGGCCAGGTCCAGCCCGGTGAGGATCAGCGCAAGCCTAAGTGGTAA